From Nicotiana tabacum cultivar K326 chromosome 15, ASM71507v2, whole genome shotgun sequence, the proteins below share one genomic window:
- the LOC107795613 gene encoding pectin acetylesterase 8-like isoform X1 — translation MRRSMEHTKLQCLCLLIFSLLVLNGKTVLGVNQTSNENLGMVDLTILESAVSKGAVCLDGSPPAFYYDKGHGEGANNWIIYFRGGEWCYNVIDCLNRTKTEKGSSKLAPKQRSFYGILSNNKTLNPDFYNWNRVMVIYCDGASFTGDVEIVDPVTNLHFRGARIFHALIEHFLAKGMKDAKNAILAGGSAGGLPALLHCDRFRALLPNSARVKCLADGSYFLHKKNMKEIPFMDIVNEGLITLHHSAKMLPSSCISKMRPSLCLFPQYFQQEIQTPFFIVNSMFDTFQINKTFLGYYEDLNNNTCSATLVKTLQDFKQEFLSALPKQSDCSSSRGMFIDSCLIHSQILSGVGWNGFTVHNKTIAEAFSDWYFDRSSVQLIDTPDLPLNCYKFPSITSFCT, via the exons ATGAG AAGAAGCATGGAACATACAAAATTGCAATGCCTATGCCTACTCATTTTTTCCTTGCTTGTGCTAAATGGAAAAACCGTACTTGGAGTGAACCAAACATCAAATGAAAATCTTGGCATGGTTGATTTAACTATTCTAGAAAGTGCAGTGTCAAAAGGAGCTG TTTGCTTGGATGGGTCTCCACCAGCATTCTATTACGACAAGGGACATGGAGAAGGAGCTAATAATTGGATTATCTACTTTAGG GGAGGAGAATGGTGCTATAACGTGATAGATTGCCTCAATCGCACAAAGACAGAAAAAGGTTCCTCAAAACTTGCTCCAAAGCAAAGATCATTTTATGGAATACTTAGCAACAACAAAACACTGAATCCAG atttctACAATTGGAATAGAGTAATGGTTATATATTGCGATGGAGCATCGTTCACAGGAGACGTTGAAATAGTTGATCCG GTCACTAACCTTCATTTTAGAGGAGCAAGGATTTTCCATGCATTGATCGAACATTTCTTGGCGAAAGGGATGAAGGATGCAAAAAAT GCCATTCTCGCAGGTGGTTCAGCTGGAGGACTGCCTGCTTTACTACACTGTGATCGTTTTCGAGCTCTTCTTCCTAACTCAGCTAGAGTAAAGTGTCTTGCTGATGGTAGTTATTTTCTCCACAA GAAAAACATGAAGGAAATACCATTCATGGATATTGTCAATGAAGGACTAATTACCTTACAT CATTCAGCCAAGATGTTGCCATCATCCTGCATTTCAAAAATGAGACCATCTTTG TGCCTTTTTCCACAATATTTTCAACAAGAAATCCAGACACCATTTTTCATAGTCAACTCAATGTTTGACACATTTCAG ATAAACAAGACTTTTCTTGGTTATTATGAAGACCTTAATAACAATACGTGCTCAGCTACTCTTGTTAAGACTTTACAAG ATTTTAAACAGGAATTCTTAAGTGCATTACCGAAACAAAGTGATTGTTCTTCATCAAGAGGAATGTTTATTGACTCTTGCTTGATTCATTCCCAAATATTAAGTGGTGTTGGTTGGAATGGCTTCACGGTACATAATAAG ACAATTGCAGAGGCATTTAGCGATTGGTACTTCGACCGAAGTTCTGTCCAATTGATAGACACACCAGACTTGCCACTGAATTGTTACAAATTCCCCTCTATTACAAGCTTTTGCACCTAA
- the LOC107795613 gene encoding pectin acetylesterase 8-like isoform X2 gives MRSMEHTKLQCLCLLIFSLLVLNGKTVLGVNQTSNENLGMVDLTILESAVSKGAVCLDGSPPAFYYDKGHGEGANNWIIYFRGGEWCYNVIDCLNRTKTEKGSSKLAPKQRSFYGILSNNKTLNPDFYNWNRVMVIYCDGASFTGDVEIVDPVTNLHFRGARIFHALIEHFLAKGMKDAKNAILAGGSAGGLPALLHCDRFRALLPNSARVKCLADGSYFLHKKNMKEIPFMDIVNEGLITLHHSAKMLPSSCISKMRPSLCLFPQYFQQEIQTPFFIVNSMFDTFQINKTFLGYYEDLNNNTCSATLVKTLQDFKQEFLSALPKQSDCSSSRGMFIDSCLIHSQILSGVGWNGFTVHNKTIAEAFSDWYFDRSSVQLIDTPDLPLNCYKFPSITSFCT, from the exons ATGAG AAGCATGGAACATACAAAATTGCAATGCCTATGCCTACTCATTTTTTCCTTGCTTGTGCTAAATGGAAAAACCGTACTTGGAGTGAACCAAACATCAAATGAAAATCTTGGCATGGTTGATTTAACTATTCTAGAAAGTGCAGTGTCAAAAGGAGCTG TTTGCTTGGATGGGTCTCCACCAGCATTCTATTACGACAAGGGACATGGAGAAGGAGCTAATAATTGGATTATCTACTTTAGG GGAGGAGAATGGTGCTATAACGTGATAGATTGCCTCAATCGCACAAAGACAGAAAAAGGTTCCTCAAAACTTGCTCCAAAGCAAAGATCATTTTATGGAATACTTAGCAACAACAAAACACTGAATCCAG atttctACAATTGGAATAGAGTAATGGTTATATATTGCGATGGAGCATCGTTCACAGGAGACGTTGAAATAGTTGATCCG GTCACTAACCTTCATTTTAGAGGAGCAAGGATTTTCCATGCATTGATCGAACATTTCTTGGCGAAAGGGATGAAGGATGCAAAAAAT GCCATTCTCGCAGGTGGTTCAGCTGGAGGACTGCCTGCTTTACTACACTGTGATCGTTTTCGAGCTCTTCTTCCTAACTCAGCTAGAGTAAAGTGTCTTGCTGATGGTAGTTATTTTCTCCACAA GAAAAACATGAAGGAAATACCATTCATGGATATTGTCAATGAAGGACTAATTACCTTACAT CATTCAGCCAAGATGTTGCCATCATCCTGCATTTCAAAAATGAGACCATCTTTG TGCCTTTTTCCACAATATTTTCAACAAGAAATCCAGACACCATTTTTCATAGTCAACTCAATGTTTGACACATTTCAG ATAAACAAGACTTTTCTTGGTTATTATGAAGACCTTAATAACAATACGTGCTCAGCTACTCTTGTTAAGACTTTACAAG ATTTTAAACAGGAATTCTTAAGTGCATTACCGAAACAAAGTGATTGTTCTTCATCAAGAGGAATGTTTATTGACTCTTGCTTGATTCATTCCCAAATATTAAGTGGTGTTGGTTGGAATGGCTTCACGGTACATAATAAG ACAATTGCAGAGGCATTTAGCGATTGGTACTTCGACCGAAGTTCTGTCCAATTGATAGACACACCAGACTTGCCACTGAATTGTTACAAATTCCCCTCTATTACAAGCTTTTGCACCTAA